A genomic window from Helicobacter pylori includes:
- a CDS encoding endonuclease MutS2 — MNNTPSKPLEESLDLKEFIALFKTFFAKERGTIALENDLKQAFTYLNEVDAIGLIAPKSVKESDLILIKLTKLGTLHLDEIDEIVKRLRYIVVLQNAFKNFTHLKFYERLNAIILPPFFNDLIALLDDDGKIKQGANATLDALNESLSRLKKESAKIIRNYAHSKELAPYLVDTQSHFKHGHECLLLKSGFSSAIKGVVLERSANGYFYLLPESAQKIAQKIAQIDNEIDCCISEMCQTLSHSLQKHLLFLKFLFKEFDFLDSLQARLNFAKAYNLEFVMPSFTQKKMVLENFSHPILKDPKPLNLKFEKSMLAVTGVNAGGKTMLLKSLLSAAFLSKHLIPMKINAHHSIIPYFKEIHAIINDPQNSANNISTFAGRMKQFSALLSKENMLLGVDEIELGTDADEASSLYKTLLEKLLKQNNQIIITTHHKRLSVLMAENQEVELLAALYDEEKERPTYTFLKGVVGKSYAFETALRYGVPRFLIEKAKAFYGEDKEKLNILIENSSALERELKQKNERLENALKEQEELKNAWLLEIEKQKEIFHNKKLELEKSYQQALNVLKSEVASKDTSSMHKEIHKASEILNKHKNSHETPQITTSFQANEKARYKNESVLIAQILDKGYYLIETELGMRLKVHGSLLKKIQKPPKNKFKPPKTIIPKPKEASLHLDLRGQRSEEALDLLDAFLNNALLGGFEEVLICHGKGSGILEKFVKEFLKNHPKVASFSDAPINLGGSGVKIVKL, encoded by the coding sequence ATGAATAATACTCCGTCAAAACCCCTAGAAGAAAGCCTGGATTTAAAAGAGTTTATCGCTCTTTTTAAAACCTTTTTTGCAAAAGAAAGAGGTACTATTGCTTTAGAAAACGATCTCAAACAGGCTTTCACTTACTTGAATGAAGTGGATGCGATCGGCTTGATCGCCCCTAAAAGCGTGAAAGAAAGCGATCTTATTCTTATCAAGCTCACCAAATTAGGAACGCTCCATTTAGATGAAATTGATGAGATTGTCAAACGATTGCGCTACATTGTCGTTTTACAAAACGCTTTTAAAAATTTCACGCATTTAAAATTTTACGAACGCCTTAACGCTATTATTTTACCCCCTTTTTTTAATGATTTGATCGCTTTATTGGATGATGATGGGAAAATCAAACAAGGGGCTAACGCTACCCTAGACGCTTTAAACGAGAGTTTGAGTCGCCTTAAAAAAGAGAGCGCTAAAATCATTCGTAATTACGCGCATTCTAAAGAGCTTGCCCCTTATTTAGTGGATACCCAAAGCCATTTTAAGCATGGTCATGAATGCCTTTTGTTAAAAAGCGGGTTTTCTAGCGCGATTAAGGGCGTTGTGCTAGAAAGGAGCGCTAATGGTTATTTTTATCTTTTGCCAGAAAGCGCACAAAAAATCGCACAAAAAATCGCGCAAATTGACAATGAAATAGATTGTTGTATTAGTGAAATGTGTCAAACTTTAAGCCATAGCTTGCAAAAACACCTTTTATTTTTAAAATTCCTTTTCAAAGAATTTGATTTTTTAGACAGCTTGCAAGCACGGCTCAATTTTGCTAAAGCCTACAATTTAGAATTTGTCATGCCAAGTTTTACGCAAAAAAAAATGGTTTTAGAAAACTTTTCGCACCCCATTTTAAAAGATCCAAAGCCCTTAAATTTGAAGTTTGAAAAATCCATGCTCGCTGTTACTGGCGTGAATGCGGGCGGGAAAACCATGCTCTTAAAATCGCTTTTAAGTGCGGCGTTTTTAAGCAAGCATCTCATTCCTATGAAAATCAACGCCCATCATTCCATTATCCCTTATTTCAAAGAAATCCACGCCATTATCAATGACCCCCAAAATAGCGCGAACAATATCTCTACTTTTGCAGGCAGAATGAAGCAATTTAGCGCTCTTTTATCCAAAGAAAACATGCTTTTAGGCGTTGATGAAATTGAGTTAGGGACTGACGCTGATGAAGCGAGCAGTCTGTATAAAACCCTGTTAGAGAAATTGCTCAAACAAAACAATCAAATCATTATCACCACGCACCACAAACGCTTAAGCGTGTTAATGGCAGAAAACCAAGAAGTGGAATTACTAGCCGCTCTTTATGATGAAGAAAAAGAACGGCCCACTTACACTTTTTTAAAAGGGGTTGTTGGCAAAAGTTATGCGTTTGAAACTGCTCTGCGTTATGGCGTGCCACGGTTTTTGATTGAAAAAGCGAAGGCGTTTTATGGCGAAGATAAGGAAAAATTGAACATTTTGATTGAAAATTCCAGCGCGCTAGAAAGGGAATTGAAGCAAAAAAATGAGCGTTTAGAGAACGCTTTAAAAGAGCAAGAAGAGTTAAAAAACGCTTGGCTTTTAGAAATAGAAAAACAAAAAGAAATCTTTCACAATAAAAAATTGGAATTGGAAAAATCCTACCAACAAGCCTTGAATGTGCTAAAAAGCGAAGTCGCTTCAAAAGACACCAGCTCTATGCATAAAGAAATCCATAAAGCGAGCGAGATTTTAAACAAACATAAAAATAGCCATGAAACCCCACAAATTACAACAAGCTTTCAGGCTAACGAAAAAGCGCGTTATAAAAATGAAAGCGTGCTGATCGCTCAGATTTTGGATAAGGGCTATTATTTGATAGAAACCGAGCTTGGCATGCGTTTGAAAGTGCATGGGAGTTTGTTGAAAAAAATCCAAAAACCCCCTAAAAACAAATTCAAACCCCCTAAAACCATCATTCCTAAGCCTAAGGAAGCGAGCTTGCACCTTGATTTGAGAGGGCAACGCAGCGAAGAAGCTTTGGATTTACTGGACGCTTTTTTAAACAACGCGCTTTTAGGAGGCTTTGAAGAAGTGTTGATTTGTCATGGCAAAGGGAGTGGGATTTTGGAAAAATTTGTGAAAGAATTTTTAAAAAACCACCCTAAAGTGGCAAGCTTTAGCGACGCCCCCATTAATTTAGGCGGTAGTGGGGTTAAGATCGTTAAATTGTAG
- the murC gene encoding UDP-N-acetylmuramate--L-alanine ligase: MLETPKVLLKNLQDCKIHFIGIGGIGISGLAKYLKAQGAKISGSDIAISPSVKYLKALGVEINIPHDPKAIKNQDVIIHSAIIKEDNTEIQRAKELEIPILSRKDALYSILKDKRVFSVCGAHGKSSISAMLSAICPTFGAIIGAHSKEFDSNVRESANVSLVFEADESDSSFLFSNPYCAIVPNTEPEHLEHYDHDLERFFFAYEYFLDHAQKRVIYKEDPFLKNYSKDAIVLEKKDIRNIQYILKEGEPYTSFELKDLGTFLVWGLGEHNATNASLAILSALDELHLEEIRNNLLNFKGIKKRFDILQKNALILIDDYAHHPTEISATLKSARIYADLLNTQEKIIVIWQAHKYSRLMDNLEEFKKCFLEHCDRLIILPVYSACEVKRDIDLKAHFKHYNPTFIDRVRKKGDFLELLVNDEVAETIEKGFVIGFGAGDITYQLRGEM; this comes from the coding sequence ATGCTTGAAACCCCAAAAGTTTTACTCAAAAATTTGCAAGATTGCAAGATCCATTTCATTGGCATAGGGGGGATTGGCATTTCAGGTTTAGCCAAATACCTTAAAGCGCAAGGGGCTAAGATCAGCGGATCTGATATTGCCATAAGCCCTAGCGTTAAGTATTTGAAAGCTTTAGGCGTAGAAATTAATATCCCGCATGATCCAAAGGCGATTAAAAATCAAGATGTGATCATCCATTCAGCCATTATCAAAGAAGACAATACCGAAATACAAAGGGCTAAAGAATTAGAAATCCCTATTTTATCCCGTAAAGACGCTTTGTATTCTATCCTTAAAGACAAGCGGGTTTTTAGCGTGTGTGGGGCCCATGGAAAGAGCAGTATCAGCGCGATGTTGAGCGCGATTTGCCCCACTTTTGGGGCGATTATTGGGGCACATTCTAAAGAGTTTGATTCCAATGTGCGAGAGAGTGCGAATGTTAGCTTGGTTTTTGAAGCGGATGAAAGCGATTCAAGTTTTTTATTTTCTAACCCTTATTGCGCGATTGTGCCTAACACCGAGCCGGAACATTTGGAGCATTATGATCACGATTTAGAGCGATTTTTCTTCGCTTATGAATATTTTTTAGACCATGCGCAAAAAAGAGTGATTTATAAAGAAGATCCTTTTTTAAAAAACTATTCTAAAGATGCTATTGTTTTAGAAAAAAAAGACATTCGCAATATTCAATACATTTTAAAAGAGGGCGAGCCTTACACTTCATTTGAATTGAAAGATTTAGGGACTTTTTTAGTGTGGGGGTTAGGCGAACATAACGCCACGAATGCGAGTTTGGCGATTTTGAGCGCTTTAGATGAATTGCATTTAGAAGAAATTAGAAATAATTTATTGAATTTCAAAGGCATTAAAAAACGCTTTGATATTTTGCAAAAAAACGCGCTCATCCTCATTGATGATTACGCCCACCACCCCACCGAAATTAGTGCCACTTTAAAGAGCGCTAGGATTTATGCTGATTTGTTAAACACGCAAGAAAAAATTATTGTCATTTGGCAAGCACACAAGTATTCGCGCTTAATGGATAATTTAGAAGAGTTTAAAAAATGTTTTTTAGAGCATTGCGACCGATTGATCATTTTACCCGTTTATAGCGCGTGTGAAGTTAAAAGAGACATTGATTTGAAAGCCCATTTTAAACATTATAACCCCACCTTTATAGACAGAGTGCGTAAAAAGGGGGATTTTTTAGAGCTGTTAGTCAATGATGAGGTAGCAGAAACGATTGAAAAGGGGTTTGTGATAGGCTTTGGAGCGGGGGATATTACCTACCAATTAAGGGGCGAAATGTAA
- a CDS encoding succinyldiaminopimelate transaminase encodes MTFEPYPFERLRALFKEITPKKRGLDLGIGEPRFETPKFIQDTLKQHTHSLNIYPKSAFEESLRAAQRDFFKRRFKIELKENELISTLGSREVLFNFPSFVLFDHQNPTIAYPNPFYQIYEGAAQFARAKSLLMPLVKENDFTPSLNEKELQEVDLVILNSPNNPTGRTLSLEELHAWVKLALEYDFILINDECYSEIYENAPAPSLLEACMLADNKDFKNVLVIHSLSKRSSAPGLRSGFIAGDSRILEKYKAFRAYLGYTSANAIQKASEAAWLDEEHAKFFRNVYANNLKLARKIFKDTLIYPYSFYVYLPVKNGENFAKRLFENEGIITLPALYLGRNHIGADYVRLALVYDTPLLEKPLEIIETYREKHA; translated from the coding sequence ATGACCTTTGAGCCTTACCCTTTTGAACGATTAAGAGCCTTGTTTAAAGAAATTACCCCTAAAAAAAGGGGTTTAGATTTAGGCATCGGTGAGCCACGATTTGAAACGCCTAAATTCATTCAAGACACCCTTAAACAGCACACCCATTCGCTCAATATCTACCCTAAAAGCGCGTTTGAAGAAAGCTTGAGAGCGGCTCAAAGGGATTTTTTTAAACGCCGTTTTAAAATAGAACTCAAAGAAAACGAATTAATCTCTACGCTAGGCTCTAGAGAAGTGTTGTTTAATTTCCCTAGTTTTGTTTTATTTGATCACCAAAACCCCACTATCGCCTACCCTAACCCCTTTTATCAAATCTATGAAGGGGCGGCTCAATTCGCTAGGGCCAAAAGCCTTTTAATGCCTTTAGTAAAAGAAAATGATTTCACTCCAAGCCTGAATGAAAAAGAGTTGCAAGAAGTGGATTTAGTGATCTTAAATTCCCCTAACAACCCCACAGGAAGAACCCTTTCTTTAGAAGAATTGCACGCTTGGGTCAAACTCGCTTTAGAATATGATTTTATTTTAATTAACGATGAATGTTATAGTGAAATTTATGAAAACGCGCCCGCCCCTTCGCTTTTAGAAGCTTGCATGCTCGCTGATAATAAAGATTTTAAAAATGTTTTGGTGATCCATTCGCTCTCCAAACGCTCTAGCGCTCCAGGGCTTAGGAGTGGTTTTATCGCTGGGGATAGCCGCATTTTAGAAAAATACAAAGCCTTTCGCGCTTATTTAGGCTATACGAGCGCTAATGCGATCCAAAAGGCGAGTGAAGCAGCTTGGCTAGATGAAGAGCATGCAAAATTTTTCCGTAATGTTTATGCGAATAACTTGAAACTAGCGCGAAAAATCTTTAAAGACACGCTCATTTATCCTTATAGTTTTTATGTGTATTTGCCCGTTAAAAACGGCGAAAATTTTGCTAAAAGACTTTTTGAAAACGAAGGCATTATTACTTTACCGGCTTTATATTTAGGGCGTAATCATATCGGTGCTGACTACGTGCGTTTAGCCCTTGTTTATGACACCCCCCTTTTAGAAAAGCCTTTAGAAATCATAGAAACTTACCGAGAAAAGCATGCTTGA
- the ispG gene encoding flavodoxin-dependent (E)-4-hydroxy-3-methylbut-2-enyl-diphosphate synthase, translating to MLENRVKTKQIFIGGVAIGGDAPISTQSMTFSKTADIQSTKNQIDRLKLAGADLVRVAVSNEKDALALKELKKVSPLPLIADIHFHYKFALIAAQSVDAIRINPGNIGSKDKIKAVVDACREKNIPIRIGVNAGSLEKQFDQKYGPTPKGMVESALYNAKLLEDLDFTNFKISLKASDVMRTIEAYRMLRPLVIYPFHLGVTEAGNLFSSSIKSAMALGGLLMEGIGDTMRVSITGELENEIKVARAILRHSGRLKEGINWISCPTCGRIEANLVDMASKVEKRLSHIKTPLDISVMGCVVNALGEAKHADMAIAFGNRSGLIIKEGKVIHKLAEKDLFETFVTEVENLAKEREKNLN from the coding sequence ATGCTAGAAAATAGGGTTAAGACCAAGCAAATTTTTATCGGTGGCGTAGCCATAGGGGGTGATGCCCCCATAAGCACGCAAAGCATGACCTTTAGTAAAACCGCTGATATTCAAAGCACTAAAAATCAAATTGACCGATTGAAACTCGCCGGGGCTGATTTGGTTAGGGTGGCAGTGAGCAATGAAAAGGACGCTTTGGCCTTAAAAGAATTGAAAAAAGTCTCTCCGTTGCCTTTAATCGCTGATATTCATTTCCATTATAAATTCGCTCTCATCGCCGCTCAAAGCGTGGATGCAATCAGAATCAATCCCGGAAACATCGGCTCTAAAGACAAAATTAAAGCGGTGGTTGATGCTTGTAGAGAAAAAAACATTCCTATAAGAATTGGCGTGAACGCCGGGAGTTTAGAAAAACAATTTGATCAAAAATACGGGCCAACCCCAAAAGGCATGGTAGAAAGCGCTTTGTATAACGCTAAACTTTTAGAAGATTTGGATTTTACCAATTTTAAGATTTCTCTAAAAGCGAGCGATGTGATGCGCACCATAGAGGCGTATAGAATGTTGCGCCCGCTTGTGATCTATCCTTTCCATTTGGGGGTTACTGAAGCGGGTAATCTTTTTAGCTCCAGCATCAAATCCGCCATGGCTTTAGGGGGGCTTTTGATGGAGGGTATTGGAGATACAATGCGCGTGTCTATCACAGGGGAATTAGAGAATGAAATCAAAGTGGCTAGAGCAATTTTACGCCATAGCGGGCGTTTGAAAGAGGGGATCAATTGGATTTCTTGCCCCACTTGTGGGCGCATTGAAGCCAATTTAGTGGATATGGCAAGCAAGGTAGAAAAACGCCTAAGCCACATTAAAACCCCTTTAGACATTAGCGTGATGGGCTGCGTGGTGAATGCATTAGGTGAAGCCAAACATGCAGACATGGCGATCGCTTTTGGGAATCGCAGCGGTTTGATTATCAAAGAAGGTAAAGTCATTCACAAGCTGGCTGAAAAGGATTTGTTTGAAACTTTTGTAACAGAAGTGGAAAATTTAGCTAAAGAAAGAGAAAAAAATTTAAATTAA
- a CDS encoding 2,3,4,5-tetrahydropyridine-2,6-carboxylate N-succinyltransferase → MNKFKNFVSNYQQSDHYKEPLGFGIARVDIAPISKKILCATYPILNWKDENLGSYVVFCNAFSKEKILKESASECIVEIDESFVLKALDFYTPFLNEAYSNKMVHKNIQVVLELLKALEENRLKNSSGESLYRLVILFEDKPCESVESAYMKLLALSLGKAPLRSLNLEGIFNQLSNVAWSGNQPYELEWLRTNEVALKMRGNFPSIDFIDKFPRYLMQLIPEFDNIRLLDSSKTRFGAYLGTGGYTQMPGASYVNFNAGAMGVCMNEGRISSSVVVGAGTDIGGGASILGVLSGGNNNPISIGKNCLLGANSVTGISLGDGCIVDAGVAILAGSVIEVEENEFKKLLEVNNNLEKHANNLYKGKELSGKNGVHFRLNSQNGKLIAFRSVKKIELNQNLH, encoded by the coding sequence ATGAATAAGTTTAAAAATTTTGTGAGCAATTACCAGCAATCTGATCATTATAAAGAGCCTTTAGGTTTTGGTATTGCCAGAGTGGATATTGCCCCTATTTCCAAAAAGATTTTATGCGCCACTTACCCCATTTTGAACTGGAAAGATGAAAATCTAGGCTCTTATGTAGTGTTTTGCAATGCATTTTCTAAAGAAAAAATCCTAAAAGAGAGCGCTAGCGAATGCATCGTTGAGATTGATGAAAGTTTTGTGTTAAAAGCGCTAGATTTTTATACGCCCTTTTTGAATGAAGCCTACTCTAATAAAATGGTCCATAAAAATATCCAGGTGGTTTTAGAGCTTTTAAAAGCACTAGAAGAAAACCGCTTGAAAAATAGTAGTGGGGAGTCTCTCTATCGCTTGGTGATCTTGTTTGAAGACAAGCCTTGCGAGAGCGTGGAGAGCGCGTATATGAAACTTCTAGCGCTCTCTTTAGGTAAAGCCCCTTTGAGGAGTTTGAATTTAGAGGGCATTTTTAACCAGCTTTCTAATGTGGCTTGGAGTGGGAATCAACCTTATGAATTAGAATGGCTCAGAACGAACGAAGTGGCTTTAAAAATGCGAGGCAATTTCCCTAGTATTGATTTTATAGACAAATTCCCGCGCTATTTGATGCAATTAATCCCTGAATTTGATAATATCCGCTTATTAGATAGCTCAAAAACGCGCTTTGGGGCGTATTTAGGGACCGGAGGTTATACCCAAATGCCCGGGGCTAGTTATGTGAATTTTAATGCAGGGGCGATGGGCGTGTGCATGAATGAGGGGCGCATCTCTTCATCAGTCGTGGTTGGAGCAGGCACTGATATTGGTGGAGGAGCGAGTATTTTAGGCGTTTTAAGCGGAGGGAATAACAACCCTATTAGCATCGGCAAAAATTGTTTGCTAGGGGCTAATAGCGTTACCGGTATCAGTCTAGGCGATGGCTGTATTGTGGATGCAGGCGTTGCGATACTAGCCGGGAGCGTGATAGAAGTTGAAGAAAATGAGTTTAAAAAGCTTTTAGAAGTGAATAACAATTTAGAAAAACATGCCAACAATCTTTATAAGGGCAAAGAGCTTTCCGGGAAAAATGGCGTGCATTTTCGTTTAAATAGCCAAAATGGTAAGTTGATTGCTTTTAGGAGCGTGAAAAAAATTGAGTTGAATCAAAACCTGCATTAA
- a CDS encoding tetratricopeptide repeat protein has product MLKKSLFLLVFLVLQIGNAEENNQAPKNTPPELNPANAKGVPNPNTQINPKENNSNLLDKLGSPENAQTELSAGIDLAKKGDYQGAFKLFSQSCDNGNAAGCFAVGAMYANGVGIQTNRLKAARYYEMGCSGGDATACANLAQMYENKKNADANDKENALQLYAVACQGGDMIACNNLGWMFANGSGAPKDYYKAISYYKFSCENGNDMGCYNLGLMSNVNNIYGIDKAQLSQVDLNYLACNAGDMMGCANLGWIYANGDLGAPLNNHYAAKYFQMACDGGILGSCNNLGVLYQKGLGVPQDDQRALDLFSYACDNGFESSCRNYGNFKEHLLRMNPNYGRLFMPYNSYDAP; this is encoded by the coding sequence ATGCTCAAAAAAAGTTTGTTTTTACTTGTTTTTTTAGTCTTACAGATTGGCAACGCTGAAGAAAACAATCAAGCCCCAAAAAACACGCCCCCTGAACTCAACCCCGCTAACGCTAAGGGCGTGCCAAACCCTAACACCCAAATCAACCCTAAAGAAAACAATTCTAATTTATTGGACAAACTAGGTTCTCCTGAAAACGCTCAAACCGAGCTTTCTGCCGGTATTGATCTGGCTAAAAAAGGCGATTATCAAGGGGCTTTTAAGCTCTTTTCTCAATCATGCGATAACGGCAATGCGGCCGGGTGTTTTGCAGTGGGGGCGATGTATGCTAATGGGGTGGGCATTCAAACCAACCGATTGAAAGCCGCTCGCTACTATGAAATGGGTTGCAGTGGGGGCGATGCGACCGCTTGCGCGAATCTGGCTCAAATGTATGAAAACAAGAAAAACGCTGATGCAAACGATAAAGAAAACGCTTTGCAATTGTATGCGGTGGCTTGTCAAGGGGGGGATATGATTGCATGCAATAATTTGGGGTGGATGTTTGCAAACGGGAGTGGGGCCCCAAAAGATTATTACAAAGCGATAAGTTATTATAAATTTTCATGCGAAAATGGGAATGACATGGGGTGCTATAATCTCGGCTTGATGTCTAATGTGAATAATATTTATGGCATTGATAAGGCGCAACTCAGTCAAGTGGATTTGAATTATTTGGCTTGTAATGCAGGGGATATGATGGGGTGCGCGAATTTAGGCTGGATTTATGCGAATGGGGATTTGGGGGCTCCGTTGAATAACCACTACGCGGCGAAATATTTCCAAATGGCATGCGATGGGGGGATTTTGGGGAGTTGTAACAATTTAGGCGTGTTGTATCAAAAGGGTTTAGGCGTGCCTCAAGATGACCAAAGAGCGTTAGACTTGTTCTCGTATGCGTGCGATAATGGTTTTGAATCAAGCTGTCGTAATTATGGGAATTTTAAAGAACATTTATTGCGCATGAACCCTAATTATGGGCGCTTGTTCATGCCGTATAACTCTTATGATGCTCCATAA
- a CDS encoding DUF262 domain-containing protein, whose amino-acid sequence MTATQSTINDFFALTGTIFSIPVYQRNYTWEEENCEKLLQDIINISQNKKTHFMGSITCILHLIDDEKSLRQLQEFVIIDGQQRITTIMLLLKAIETKIQNEGIKKEIGNLLNLSGQRLRLKPIKSDREAFDLVMQNRSHEIQGVSHIKNNYKFFTKELDKCLDKGYRIEEIYGAFLRLNIVAIRLKIGEDDPQVVFESINATGVQLKGLDLIRNYLMMGENSDRQKHLYETYWVPLENWLGEKDLNEFITTYLRIYFEDKLKKEEREVYYVLKAHHRDNFPNDIQALMSDMREYGRIYQIFLDRDHHFLERGDSQQLAKLRLCIKDLVKIKFGVAKPFILRCTRDFEEGKLDYENFHEILQILISYYVRRSVCGDPTAALNKVLYSLYRQLEENVSADALKRYLGKSVGQAAFPNDDRLKAAFLAHNASAVQVCKFILLEIEKLSNAEPPREENLEVEHFYPKTPTQEWRDKVGDYFTFEQNYLNNFGNLTLTGQNSRLGNKSYEAKIELMEQHSSLHLNDYFINNTDSWGIEEVKARSEYLANQFCQVALFKDLPKEYRARELNKTLDDDLTHQKLSSVKLPNGQRRTATKAKELASVVINYLLENAREAFEYYTDDESQKYICWNKAKAEIRDRDGTLVVPFEKYGFYFVSNASFKTVGSNLRDLIVGCELDPREFIVE is encoded by the coding sequence ATGACAGCAACGCAAAGCACCATTAACGACTTTTTTGCCTTAACAGGCACGATCTTTTCTATCCCTGTATACCAGAGGAACTACACTTGGGAGGAAGAAAATTGTGAAAAGTTACTGCAAGATATTATCAATATCTCTCAAAATAAAAAAACGCATTTCATGGGTTCTATCACTTGTATCTTGCATTTGATTGATGATGAAAAAAGTTTGAGGCAGTTGCAAGAATTTGTCATTATTGACGGGCAGCAAAGGATTACTACCATCATGCTTTTGCTTAAAGCCATAGAGACAAAGATACAAAATGAAGGGATAAAAAAAGAGATTGGTAATCTACTCAATCTTTCGGGACAAAGGTTGCGCTTAAAACCCATTAAAAGCGACAGAGAAGCCTTTGATCTGGTCATGCAAAATCGATCGCATGAAATACAAGGCGTATCACACATTAAAAATAACTATAAATTTTTCACCAAAGAGCTTGACAAGTGTCTAGACAAAGGGTATCGCATAGAAGAGATTTATGGCGCGTTTTTGCGGCTTAACATCGTAGCCATAAGATTAAAGATAGGCGAAGACGATCCGCAAGTGGTGTTTGAAAGCATTAACGCTACCGGCGTGCAATTAAAAGGGCTGGATCTCATCCGCAACTACCTGATGATGGGAGAAAATTCTGACAGACAGAAACATCTTTATGAGACTTATTGGGTGCCTTTAGAAAATTGGCTTGGCGAAAAGGATTTGAATGAATTTATTACAACTTATTTAAGAATCTATTTTGAAGATAAATTAAAAAAAGAAGAGCGAGAAGTGTATTACGTGCTAAAAGCCCACCACAGAGACAATTTCCCTAATGACATACAAGCCCTTATGAGCGATATGCGTGAATACGGCAGAATCTATCAAATCTTTTTAGACAGAGATCATCATTTTTTAGAGCGTGGGGACTCGCAGCAGTTGGCGAAATTACGCTTGTGTATTAAAGATCTTGTGAAAATCAAATTTGGCGTGGCAAAGCCCTTTATCTTGCGTTGCACCAGAGACTTTGAGGAAGGCAAATTGGATTATGAAAATTTCCATGAAATTTTGCAAATCCTTATCAGCTACTATGTGCGCCGGAGCGTGTGCGGAGATCCTACCGCTGCGCTTAACAAAGTTCTTTATTCTTTATACAGACAGCTAGAAGAAAATGTTTCAGCCGATGCATTGAAGCGGTATTTGGGCAAGAGCGTTGGTCAAGCGGCGTTCCCCAATGACGATCGCCTTAAAGCGGCGTTTCTTGCGCATAATGCATCGGCAGTTCAAGTGTGCAAATTCATCCTGCTTGAGATAGAAAAATTAAGTAACGCCGAACCGCCAAGAGAAGAAAATCTAGAAGTGGAACATTTCTACCCCAAAACCCCCACTCAAGAATGGCGCGATAAGGTGGGAGACTATTTCACTTTTGAACAAAATTACCTCAATAATTTTGGGAATCTAACCTTAACCGGGCAAAATTCAAGGCTTGGCAACAAATCTTACGAGGCAAAAATAGAGCTTATGGAACAACACAGCTCCTTGCATTTAAACGACTATTTCATCAATAACACAGACTCTTGGGGGATAGAGGAAGTGAAGGCTAGGAGCGAGTATCTGGCAAATCAATTTTGTCAAGTGGCGTTGTTTAAGGATTTGCCTAAAGAATACCGCGCAAGAGAGCTTAACAAAACCCTTGATGATGACTTAACCCACCAAAAACTTTCAAGCGTCAAGCTCCCCAATGGCCAAAGGCGAACAGCAACAAAAGCTAAGGAATTGGCTAGCGTTGTCATAAATTATTTACTGGAAAATGCTAGAGAAGCCTTTGAATATTACACAGACGATGAATCTCAAAAATACATCTGTTGGAATAAAGCAAAAGCTGAAATAAGGGATAGAGATGGCACTTTGGTCGTGCCTTTTGAAAAATACGGATTCTACTTTGTAAGCAATGCGAGTTTCAAAACTGTGGGCAGTAACCTTAGGGATCTTATCGTAGGTTGCGAGCTGGATCCTAGAGAATTTATTGTGGAGTAG